Proteins from one Acropora muricata isolate sample 2 chromosome 9, ASM3666990v1, whole genome shotgun sequence genomic window:
- the LOC136929385 gene encoding LOW QUALITY PROTEIN: golgin subfamily A member 4-like (The sequence of the model RefSeq protein was modified relative to this genomic sequence to represent the inferred CDS: substituted 1 base at 1 genomic stop codon) produces the protein MADEDLQSAAQNLAPNLLEQIQTIQDTIRKKRNHLEEVTEKSHNEARQLKEILSKFRDLEDKFNDGEKIKDEFVEFCNLIASRSDDVTEKLEKLDTILETIRKVEEDGSSFEDRAQGMDLEASSTSKDNQEFLDLKQEVDDWNENLRQRFKDAKKRKLSLISKLNVEDVNRLFTAWSKASEVAREYSEMIALMKKDMASNEQSLKAEMKRTEATTEAIKEKNKTLNSEISLLQDKITQAEATIIQNQIVQDEIAEHLREKVRDLDKQLNNEKRINFEKEMEVGELNGKVKDLVMQKEMNKETIVMLEEQNKLLRDDIEALQEQLTRGEQGKDEAEALLIEIQKELNVLDEAREEDTSSDSTDDFKRVNHLVQTLKKKLDDNEGGYIQNLESEVKGEKDRNIENIERNKTLHEEILLLHNKILEAEKKITQNQSRHDEITEDLREKLKHLNKQLNDEKRTVFEKDMKADELRGKINELETREELNQQTIKMLQERNKLLENDVDSLRQRLFEGEKGRDEAETIIFEIRKELSELEDAREETHRNDDANGFHVVNELVKTLKGKLEDNSVYIKSLESEVRTEKNQKNESIERSKALDEEISLLRDRIVEATETILRHQTTHDEVTQDLREKMTELSKQLDEEKRTIFEKEVEVEEIKGMVKCLETREELNKQKIEMLEEQKKLLREDVDSFQGQLLEALRGKEEAESLLIEIQRELTDFEDDEEWQIVTLGKDESNNFKVLTQIVQTLKEKLQNNQNCIKNLRSEIQAEKDLNSEGANKNKTLGEEISLLRDKIVETEATILKSQTSHDEITDDLKIQIEDLNRLLSDEKYVNFEKEVEADELKAKVRDLEGREELSQRKIEILQERNKLLQNDVESLQEQLLEGEKGKDEAEALLFEIQKELRILDEAKEDEVTNAENINDFKRVNELVQSLKKKLEDNQGYIQNLENEIKGEKDRNSENAEEIEKLLRRIESEEKGKEEQGQLIETIRNLLDENEKLAADLESQNKALNENISEERERVMELRGRVGELQQTIIDEKRVKFDMEMEVSKLKTKVEDEETKKTLGLKRIELLQQEIDNLLETIKEKVGMVDEMRSQVADYEELQMKLTAERQRSEENVQSVIELQNRVVINEKMLEKKEEDIRNTTAELKRTQDRLENVGKELEWIKENNKLLSGILQEKDRSLFEKEERLKQALESLNSERSVQNEFSIKCEMLEKKIYLTESENQQISKVAELAEVELKEERERNTKKDDELAKLQEQITEERKKNDESQRIIHDLEEQLSDADALNSYNQGIKSSSIENLMETEKQNEQLLNIIEELKENANEKELGIEELVTKYAVEEQRLRDEVTRLKDQLDFARMDNQTKTDIIKYLKDEVERMGNAIRIKESVFGVEGKEGNYYENVSQRVQEMEQCLEPSTLPDSEDRPDDEQGSDIQEFLEILDGEKRKNVVYEDMIQRLEELVKLNDEIKNADECNEGKTEDESDTRREFYIKIEEYKDRKHKYIHEEVIRLGEIIDDLRGRLRAEQRQVKDRDHLISRLNEANKRDVMRNTELSGQVQEMKDKAMQQLHHSEEMAKKVEEGQKLIRDLEVQVEKEKLRASTIEEVLATEKGKSTQKKEVTKDLKRRVEEYQKTVNDIKGKVDKINRHLHCMSPGGHDSSRGGHPDAAVKRINERLASHSSFIRELKVSVSAVEETSKNIRAELRTQTKKNSKQDETIDELLGRSSEYDNLVEEMKQELGEIRKTYRELSGDLAPLKNMDSSDGRPESPTKLLRSMPEHELMKQVSNFETLLEMLFSEEARRIEGLQDKLDEVFKKNMELSSILREIKDHVENDGSKRVPWEEERDELKGNVLKSEAKIDYLVTTLEKEEKEKERMLERIKHLQDEFKDKEKLADTLQSEIREAERIVQKLEAELKEERERNADLQERVIKEMEENLHDSKTKLEEIKIQADHEVQKTVNLSEEKSKKEERILELENEMEKQSHLLEELKSCLEKEQNSVFELSERLEIERGNSSMKENMIQDLKEKLGREFERSNELNKVIEEAEDRTLRLSQALTTEQVRGVEREEAMKQLRDALKVEQGRLCDTTDALEEEIQRTKQLKDLLSFEQLLKSEFERELDKTKTSLAEERKVKDDLLGXLHKDKSSLYETENKLKESEDSSTQMNTIMQELKSDLDTERKCYQILTARLQSEQNRIVELEIKLNKAESIINSDKHLLDNLRESCLQVEEKKYEVLGKLERAEKLNREKDEEVSALINELAAEKVRVEEILADLESEKQSKLLKEERIKELEETAARDELLFEELRSKIDAEAVKNRQLAEQCDEEKSKGQILQGRVKDLEKHVAQDSEIFEELKRNIEAEKEQSRKLDELLHKERNETIQRENILTDLEGKLQTERMTREELKGKLEHERKNNCDLHDQLRTSREEEFNRKELERKLKEEMKYEMEEKITVQAQRAEELESMLESEQFKVFEKEIARSELQSSLEQKNRWFEQLADELAKDLEDSQSSTDEENESRERESVDGFAVRREDYQGKKSQYDDLFGKIVAGRSIKKNAKQKSRERKKHLAEKQSLLDDLNQRYQEEQTQKEKKLLEMEEYEGRIRLFEDECEAYRKESEKLQGDLESEKDQRHYLEASLRDQQKRNQDLDDLVKSLENKITDSFNRLHATTEQYEEQMRENRARQEENIKLRDLCGVQQDKIEQLHKELEGIQILCHEKENFAKDTICQVKDLKKQLDEAERDNLDIEPESDSDGIMEKKQNPEDAISSLRDEVDNVRRIMNNKLRELSIVRKQLSDRGGMTDSESFRKMQERAHKAETQLKKLQSSYQLLQADIEIKKFLVQEAQLEAKELKNTLNERVKTVTATGDKSAKPIKVYTNEKEIKTLTMNLTMKEKEIQNLSAKYKSQLLKKDAELRDLKVSIQIMKTVYQGLKVEKEREEARKNAEKVHKSKEDINSAVEMVADLKTQINTLQSEITQQQQIAQSLREDDKRAKLRGEDEKSYLKRQSSIRGVISTQIDEKEKKLKRLKMLMASIENRYGEDMLSLGKWDNKGDSTTNSQENIERSEEGSLQMSLPLPDLVGNTVPCTVQEDKESTPEDPHTEHSRTDENVLVKGKTRNPSSTRKKAFFLVFVAIAVGMLGVIFVSKAFGLCLGGATLAMLLGLAYRSKKKASEMRSREKQLLDRIEEMSIRQEGDAKLIEELKRQLEDEIADKEIKGVKMEELLATKDALSNYDKKKDEEVFEARMKQEIEKTKLQEAEKSKRGFEEYKVLQEKIDYMRQMRESDMMERQAKIADLEKLVVASAEKREYGIKAFNIPISAIPICIAISLLLSKLSGFHFVAPYVIFGVIVTFATNAWFSRKKVAQMLRDERQNFEDQNEEMGEINDLLDRQFDVVKSQKSAIQLLTKEIEKEKEERREKRNTLAKLIWQLQELEGMQHIISKQTPRQKDTEELEDAVRSKAAEKALERAKFYNNMIKTLKEINVDEEDNDEMAEDLQDSVQELADLAEDQLEEKKKLELAQEKRERPKKKTEIPWKTVTFGAVNVGILAVSLATQSYLVAALIAGQAVVFGLRRREGSVDQVTVKLRRETIRNQSLQSENEKLKKLLDTEKTYKMSDELALAIKEKQMTRQSRKSNAS, from the coding sequence ATGGCTGACGAAGATCTCCAGAGCGCTGCGCAAAATCTCGCACCAAATTTACTGGAACAAATTCAAACTATACAAGATACGATAAGGAAAAAGAGGAATCATTTGGAAGAAGTAACAGAGAAATCCCACAATGAAGCAAGACAACTCAAAGAAATACTGTCGAAGTTTCGAGACCTTGAAGACAAGTTCAACGATGGTGAAAAAATAAAGGATGAATTCGTagaattttgtaatttgattgCCAGCAGGAGTGATGATGTGACTGAAAAGTTGGAAAAATTGGACACTATCTTGGAGACAATTAGGAAGGTGGAAGAGGATGGGTCAAGCTTCGAAGATCGTGCTCAAGGTATGGACTTGGAAGCATCTTCAACGAGCAAGGACAATCAAGaatttttggatttgaaacaagAAGTTGATGACTGGAATGAAAATCTTCGTCAAAGATTCAAAGACGCGAAGAAACGGAAGCTGTCCCTCATTTCAAAACTCAATGTTGAAGATGTAAATCGACTGTTTACTGCTTGGAGCAAGGCCTCTGAAGTTGCAAGAGAATACAGTGAAATGATTGCACTGATGAAGAAAGACATGGCATCTAATGAGCAGTCGCTAAAAGCAGAAATGAAGAGAACAGAGGCTACTACAGAGGCaatcaaagagaaaaataagacACTCAACAGCGAGATTTCACTTCTGCAGGACAAAATCACACAGGCGGAGGCAACGATTATCCAGAATCAGATAGTACAGGATGAAATTGCGGAACATCTAAGAGAAAAAGTACGAGATCTCGACAAGCAGTTAAATAATGAAAAACGCataaattttgaaaaggaaatggAAGTTGGTGAACTCAATGGGAAAGTTAAAGATTTGGTGATGCAGAAGGAGATGAATAAAGAGACAATCGTAATGCTTGAGGAGCAGAACAAACTGTTGAGAGACGATATAGAAGCCTTGCAGGAGCAACTTACCAGGGGAGAGCAAGGAAAAGACGAAGCTGAGGCACTTCTTATTGAAATACAAAAGGAGTTAAATGTGCTTGACGAAGCACGAGAGGAAGACACCAGCAGCGACAGTACCGATGATTTTAAACGCGTCAATCATCTTGTTCAAACGTTGAAGAAAAAACTGGACGATAACGAAGGCGGTTATATCCAAAATTTGGAAAGCGAGGTAAAAGGGGAGAAAGATCGTAATATTGAAAATATCGAAAGGAATAAGACACTTCACGAGGAGATTCTACTTCTGCATAACAAAATATTGGAGGCAGAGAAGAAGATCACTCAGAACCAGAGCAGACATGATGAAATCACTGAGGACCTGAGAGAGAAACTGAAACACCTTAACAAGCAACTTAACGATGAAAAACGTACAGTCTTTGAAAAGGACATGAAAGCAGATGAGCTAAGAGGTAAAATTAATGAGCTGGAGACAAGAGAGGAGTTAAACCAACAAACGATAAAAATGCTTCAAGAACGAAACAAACTGCTGGAAAACGACGTGGACTCATTACGACAGCGACTCTTCGAGGGAGAAAAAGGGAGAGATGAAGCcgaaacaattatttttgaaaTACGGAAGGAATTAAGTGAACTTGAAGATGCCAGAGAAGAAACACATCGAAACGATGACGCAAATGGCTTCCATGTGGTCAACGAACTTGTCAAGACATTAAAAGGAAAGTTGGAGGACAACAGCGTCTACATCAAAAGCTTGGAGAGCGAAGTGAGAACAGAGAAGAACCAAAAGAATGAAAGCATTGAAAGGAGCAAGGCACTAGATGAAGAGATTTCTCTTCTTCGTGATAGGATTGTGGAAGCTACGGAGACGATACTTCGACATCAAACCACTCACGATGAAGTTACGCAAGATCTCAGAGAGAAGATGACAGAACTCAGCAAGCAGCTAGATGAGGAAAAACGCACAATCTTTGAAAAGGAAGTGGAGGTCGAGGAGATCAAGGGAATGGTGAAATGCTTGGAAACAAGGGAAGAGTTGAACAAACAGAAAATCGAAATGCTTGAGGAGCAGAAAAAATTGTTGAGAGAAGATGTAGATTCATTTCAGGGGCAACTTTTAGAGGCATTGagaggaaaagaagaagccgaGTCATTGCTTATTGAAATACAAAGGGAATTAACTGACTTTGAGGATGACGAAGAATGGCAGATAGTAACCTTGGGAAAAGACGAGTCAAATAACTTTAAAGTTCTTACTCAGATTGTCCAGACACTGAAGGAAAAGTTGCAAAATAATCAGAATTGCATCAAAAATTTAAGAAGCGAAATACAAGCAGAGAAAGATCTGAACAGCGAAGGtgcaaacaagaacaaaacattaGGTGAAGAAATTTCACTTCTACGGGACAAAATAGTGGAAACCGAAGCAACTATTCTTAAAAGTCAAACCAGCCATGATGAAATTACTGATGACCTGAAAATTCAAATAGAAGACCTAAATAGACTATTGAGCGATGAAAAATACGTTAATTTCGAAAAGGAGGTTGAGGCTGACGAACTCAAAGCAAAAGTGAGAGATCTCGAGGGAAGAGAAGAGCTAAGCCAACGCAAAATTGAAATACTGCAAGAGCGCAATAAACTTCTACAGAATGACGTAGAATCCTTGCAAGAGCAACTTCTGGAGGGAGAGAAAGGAAAAGACGAAGCTGAGGCACTTCTttttgaaatacaaaaagaaTTACGCATTCTTGACGAAGCCAAAGAAGACGAAGTAACCAACGCAGAGAACATAAATGACTTCAAACGCGTCAATGAACTCGTCCAGTCGCTGAAGAAAAAGCTTGAGGATAATCAGGGATACATCCAAAACTTAGAAAATGAAATCAAAGGGGAGAAAGATCGAAACAGCGAGAACGCAgaggaaattgaaaaactccTGCGAAGGATTGAATCCgaggaaaaaggaaaggagGAACAGGGACAGTTAATAGAAACAATCCGTAATTTATTGGACGAGAATGAAAAGTTGGCAGCTGATCTTGAATCACAAAACAAAGCattaaatgaaaatatttcagaaGAAAGAGAGAGAGTGATGGAGTTACGAGGAAGAGTGGGGGAACTTCAACAGACCATTATTGACGAaaagagggttaaatttgatatGGAAATGGAAGTCTCTAAACTCAAGACCAAAGTAGAAGACGAAGAAACGAAGAAAACTCTCGGTTTGAAAAGAATTGAGCTTCTCCAGCAGGAAATCGACAACTTACTGGAAACTATTAAAGAAAAGGTAGGAATGGTTGATGAGATGCGCTCCCAGGTTGCTGATTATGAAGAGCTCCAGATGAAGTTGACAGCTGAAAGACAACGAAGCGAGGAAAACGTTCAAAGTGTCATTGAGCTACAAAACAGAGTTGTGATAAATGAGAAGATGCTGGAGAAAAAAGAAGAGGACATAAGAAACACAACAGCGGAACTAAAAAGAACACAAGACAGGTTGGAAAATGTTGGAAAGGAGTTGGAATGGATCAAGGAGAACAATAAGCTATTATCAGGGATCCTACAAGAAAAAGATCGAAGTTTGTTCGAAAAGGAGGAACGGCTTAAACAAGCGTTGGAGAGCCTCAACTCAGAGCGCTCGGTGCAAAACGAATTTTCAATTAAATGCGAAATGCTGGAAAAGAAGATCTACCTAACAGAATCTGAGAACCAACAGATATCAAAAGTTGCCGAACTCGCTGAGGTTGAATTAAAGGAAGAAAGGGAGAGGAATACTAAAAAAGATGACGAGCTTGCAAAACTTCAAGAACAAATAACAGAGGAACGCAAAAAGAACGATGAGAGTCAACGTATTATCCATGATCTTGAGGAGCAACTTTCAGACGCCGATGCTTTGAACTCTTATAATCAAGGAATCAAATCAAGCTCGATTGAAAACCTAATGGAGACAGAAAAGCAAAACGAACAGCTTTTGAATattatcgaagaattaaaagaaaatgccAATGAAAAAGAACTCGGGATTGAAGAGCTAGTCACGAAGTATGCTGTTGAAGAACAGAGGCTGAGAGACGAAGTCACTCGCCTAAAGGATCAGTTGGACTTTGCGAGAATGGACAATCAAACAAAAACAGACATCATAAAATACCTTAAAGACGAAGTTGAAAGAATGGGCAATGCGATTAGGATCAAAGAATCTGTTTTTGGAGTTGAGGGGAAGGAGGGCAACTACTATGAGAATGTGTCGCAGCGTGTTCAAGAAATGGAGCAATGCCTTGAACCCAGTACGTTACCAGACTCTGAAGATCGCCCTGATGATGAACAGGGTTCCGATATTCAAGAGTTTTTGGAGATATTGGATGgagaaaagcgaaaaaatgtAGTGTACGAGGATATGATTCAACGACTTGAAGAACTGGTCAAGCTTAATGACGAAATAAAAAACGCTGATGAATGCAATGAAGGGAAAACAGAGGATGAAAGTGATACAAGAAGGGAATTCTATATCAAAATAGAAGAATACAAGGACAGGAAACACAAATACATTCACGAAGAGGTTATCAGATTGGGAGAGATAATAGACGATCTCCGAGGGAGATTAAGGGCTGAACAAAGACAAGTCAAAGATCGAGATCATCTTATTTCCAGACTAAACGAAGCCAACAAGAGAGATGTTATGAGGAATACAGAACTGTCCGGACAAGTGCAGGAAATGAAAGATAAGGCGATGCAACAATTGCACCATTCTGAAGAAATGGCGAAGAAAGTTGAGGAAGGGCAGAAACTAATCAGGGACTTGGAGGTACAAGTTGAGAAGGAGAAACTACGCGCGTCTACCATTGAAGAGGTATTAGCTACGGAGAAAGGAAAATCTACACAAAAGAAAGAAGTGACAAAAGATTTAAAACGGAGGGTTGAAGAATACCAAAAAACTGTGAACGACATCAAGGGCAAAGTTGATAAGATAAATCGACATTTGCATTGCATGTCACCCGGTGGGCATGATTCATCACGTGGGGGTCATCCTGACGCTGCTGTGAAAAGAATAAACGAGAGGCTTGCCTCGCACAGTTCTTTCATTAGAGAACTGAAAGTGAGTGTGAGCGCCGTagaagaaacaagcaaaaatatcCGGGCTGAACTTAGGACGCAGACTAAGAAAAACTCCAAACAAGATGAGACTATTGATGAGTTATTGGGGAGATCCTCTGAGTACGACAACCTTGTGGAGGAGATGAAGCAAGAGCTTGGAGAAATACGAAAAACGTACCGGGAACTGAGCGGAGACCTAGCACCTCTAAAAAATATGGATTCATCCGATGGCCGACCAGAAAGTCCTACCAAACTGTTACGAAGTATGCCCGAACATGAACTAATGAAGCAGGTGTCCAACTTTGAAACGCTGTTAGAGATGTTATTCTCAGAGGAGGCTCGCAGGATCGAGGGATTGCAAGATAAATTGGACGAAGTATTTAAGAAAAATATGGAACTTTCTTCCATTTTGCGCGAAATAAAAGACCACGTTGAAAATGATGGATCAAAGCGAGTTCCTTGGGAAGAAGAGAGGGACGAATTGAAAGGCAATGTCTTAAAGAGTGAAGCCAAAATAGATTATTTGGTTACAacattagaaaaagaagagaaggaaAAGGAGAGAATGCTTGAAAGAATTAAACATCTACAAGACGAATTTAAAGACAAAGAAAAGTTGGCAGATACTCTGCAATCGGAAATCCGTGAAGCTGAAAGAATAGTTCAAAAACTTGAAGCAGAATTGAAGGAGGAACGCGAGCGTAACGCTGACTTACAAGAAAGAGTGATaaaagaaatggaagaaaatCTTCACGATAGCAAAACGAAACTAGAAGAAATAAAGATTCAAGCAGATCATGAAGTGCAAAAAACAGTTAATTTATCAGAGGAAAAATCAAAGAAGGAGGAAAGAATACTAGAGCTAGAGAATGAAATGGAGAAGCAAAGTCATCTTCTAGAGGAATTAAAGTCCTGTTTAGAGAAGGAGCAAAATAGTGTGTTTGAACTGAGTGAACGCCTGGAGATTGAAAGAGGAAACTCCTCTATGAAAGAAAACATGATTCAAGATCTAAAGGAAAAACTTGGGAGAGAGTTTGAGCGAAGCAACGAGCTGAATAAGGTTATCGAGGAGGCTGAAGATCGGACTCTTCGACTAAGTCAAGCTCTTACTACAGAACAAGTACGTGGAGTTGAACGAGAGGAGGCTATGAAACAACTGCGCGACGCACTAAAAGTGGAGCAGGGAAGACTATGTGATACAACTGATGCTCTGGAGGAAGAAATACAGCGAACCAAGCAGTTGAAAGATTTGTTGTCTTTTGAGCAACTCTTGAAATCGGAGTTTGAAAGGGAGCTGgataaaaccaaaacaagtcTTGCCGAGGAACGAAAAGTAAAAGACGATCTATTAGGATAGCTACACAAAGATAAGAGTTCCTTGTACGAAACAGAAAACAAGTTAAAAGAGAGTGAGGATTCTTCAACACAGATGAATACCATCATGCAGGAACTCAAATCAGATTTAGACACGGAAAGAAAATGTTACCAAATCCTGACCGCCCGGCTTCAGTCCGAGCAAAATCGCATAGTTGAGCTGGAGATTAAGCTTAATAAAGCAGAATCAATAATAAACAGCGACAAACATCTTCTAGATAACCTTAGAGAAAGCTGCTTACAAGTGGAAGAGAAAAAATACGAAGTACTAGGAAAGTTAGAGCGAGCTGAAAAACTCAACAGAGAGAAAGACGAAGAGGTTAGCGCGCTAATAAACGAATTGGCTGCTGAAAAGGTTCGTGTTGAAGAAATTCTTGCGGATCTGGAAAGTGAGAAGCAGTCAAAACTACTGAAGGAAGAAAGGATCAAAGAACTGGAAGAAACTGCTGCTAGAGATGAGCTTCTCTTTGAAGAACTGCGAAGCAAAATAGATGCTGAAGCTGTCAAAAATCGTCAACTAGCAGAGCAGTGTGACGAGGAGAAATCAAAAGGTCAAATCCTTCAAGGTAGAGTCAAGGACCTTGAAAAACATGTTGCTCAAGACAGCGAGATTTTTGAAGAGCTCAAGCGAAATATTGAAGCCGAAAAAGAGCAAAGTCGAAAATTAGATGAGCTGCTTCACAAAGAAAGGAACGAAACTATCCAACGTGAAAACATTTTGACTGATCTCGAAGGAAAGCTGCAAACGGAAAGGATGACCAGAGAAGAGCTGAAAGGAAAGTTAGAACATGAAAGGAAGAATAACTGCGACCTGCACGATCAGTTACGGACGAGTCGTGAAGAAGAATTTAACAGAAAAGAATTAGAAAGAAAGCTCAAAGAAGAGATGAAATATGAAATGGAGGAAAAGATAACAGTTCAGGCCCAGAGAGCAGAGGAGCTTGAATCCATGTTAGAATCAGAACAGTTTAAAGTTTTTGAGAAAGAGATTGCAAGGAGTGAATTGCAAAGCTCATTGGAACAAAAGAACCGCTGGTTTGAGCAGTTAGCGGATGAACTTGCAAAAGACTTGGAAGACAGTCAAAGTTCAACTGATGAAGAAAACGAGTCCCGTGAGCGTGAGAGTGTCGACGGCTTCGCTGTGAGACGAGAAGATTACCAAGGAAAGAAAAGCCAGTACGACGACCTGTTTGGCAAAATTGTAGCAGGGAGAAGTATCAAGAAGAATGCAAAACAGAAGTCAAGGGAACGGAAAAAACACCTTGCTGAGAAGCAATCTCTTTTAGACGATCTCAACCAAAGATATCAAGaagaacaaacacaaaaagaaaagaaacttcTCGAAATGGAGGAATATGAAGGCAGGATTAGGCTATTTGAGGATGAATGTGAAGCGTATCGCAAAGAATCTGAAAAGTTACAAGGTGACTTGGAAAGCGAAAAAGATCAAAGACACTACCTGGAGGCTTCGCTGAGGGATCAACAGAAGAGAAACCAGGATCTAGACGATCTTGTGAAATCACTCGAGAATAAGATAACCGACTCTTTCAATCGCCTGCATGCAACAACGGAGCAATACGAGGAACAGATGAGAGAGAATCGCGCTAGACAGGAAGAAAACATTAAACTTCGAGATCTCTGCGGGGTACAGCAAGATAAGATTGAACAACTCCACAAGGAACTGGAGGGAATTCAAATATTATGCCATGAGAAAGAAAACTTTGCGAAAGATACCATTTGTCAAGTTAAGGATTTGAAAAAGCAACTTGATGAAGCTGAAAGAGACAACTTGGACATAGAGCCAGAAAGTGACAGCGATGGAATCATGGAGAAAAAACAGAACCCAGAGGACGCTATAAGCAGTTTGAGAGACGAAGTCGACAACGTGAGGAGAATTATGAACAACAAGCTCAGAGAATTAAGTATTGTGCGAAAGCAGTTAAGTGATAGAGGAGGTATGACTGATAGTGAATCGTTCAGGAAAATGCAGGAAAGGGCACACAAGGCCGAGACACAGCTTAAGAAGCTTCAGTCTTCTTATCAGCTTCTCCAAGCTGATATCGAGATAAAGAAGTTCTTGGTGCAAGAGGCTCAATTAGAGGCTAAAGAATTGAAGAATACTCTTAACGAGAGAGTCAAAACCGTTACAGCAACTGGCGACAAGTCAGCGAAGCCGATAAAAGTCTATACAAATGAGAAGGAAATCAAAACACTTACAATGAATCTAACgatgaaagaaaaggaaattcaAAATCTCAGTGCCAAATACAAATCGCAACTCTTAAAGAAAGATGCAGAACTTCGTGATTTGAAAGTGTCGATCCAGATCATGAAAACGGTTTATCAAGGTTTGAAAGtggaaaaagagagagaagaagCAAGGAAGAACGCTGAAAAGGTGCATAAGAGCAAAGAAGATATAAACTCAGCAGTCGAAATGGTGGCGGATctcaaaacacaaataaataCTCTGCAGAGCGAAATCACACAGCAGCAACAGATTGCTCAGAGCTTGAGAGAGGACGACAAGCGTGCAAAACTGCGAGGTGAAGATGAAAAGAGCTACTTGAAGAGACAGAGCAGTATACGTGGTGTTATTTCCACCcaaattgatgaaaaagaaaagaaattgaagcGGTTGAAAATGTTAATGGCCTCGATCGAAAACCGATACGGCGAGGACATGTTATCACTGGGTAAATGGGATAACAAAGGGGACTCGACGACTAATTCACAGGAAAATATTGAAAGGAGCGAGGAGGGCAGCCTTCAAATGTCTCTGCCTCTGCCTGACTTAGTTGGAAATACAGTTCCGTGCACCGTCCAAGAGGACAAAGAATCTACTCCAGAAGATCCTCACACAGAGCATTCACGCACGGATGAAAATGTACTCGTAAAGGGCAAAACCCGAAATCCATCGTCAACGAGaaaaaaggcatttttccttGTCTTTGTTGCAATCGCTGTTGGTATGTTAGGCGTTATTTTTGTATCAAAAGCATTCGGGCTTTGCCTTGGAGGAGCGACTTTGGCAATGCTTTTAGGGCTAGCCTATCGCTCAAAGAAAAAGGCATCAGAGATGAGATCTCGAGAGAAACAGTTACTGGACAGAATAGAAGAAATGTCTATTCGCCAGGAAGGAGACGCCAAATTAATTGAAGAGCTCAAGAGGCAACTGGAGGACGAAATAGCGGACAAAGAAATTAAAGGAGTGAAAATGGAAGAACTCTTGGCCACGAAGGACGCCTTGTCCAATTATGATAAGAAGAAAGATGAGGAAGTCTTTGAAGCTAGAATGAAACAAGAGATCGAAAAAACCAAACTTCAAGAAGCCGAGAAAAGCAAAAGAGGATTTGAGGAGTATAAGGTCTTGCAAGAAAAAATCGATTACATGAGGCAAATGAGGGAAAGCGACATGATGGAAAGACAAGCTAAGATTGCAGACCTTGAAAAGTTGGTCGTTGCTTCCGCTGAAAAGAGAGAATATGGTATTAAAGCTTTCAATATTCCCATCTCAGCTATTCCTATTTGCATTGCAATATCACTCTTGCTTTCCAAATTATCGGGTTTTCATTTCGTTGCTCCCTATGTGATCTTTGGTGTCATTGTCACCTTTGCAACCAATGCGTGGTTCTCTCGAAAGAAAGTGGCCCAGATGTTGCGAGATGAGAGACAAAACTTTGAAGACCAGAACGAAGAAATGGGCGAAATTAACGATCTGTTGGACAGGCAGTTTGACGTGGTAAAATCTCAGAAATCCGCAATTCAACTGCTGACGAAAGAAatagagaaagagaaagaagaaagaagggaaaaaagaaatacgCTCGCTAAGTTAATTTGGCAACTACAAGAACTGGAAGGAATGCAGCACATCATTTCCAAACAGACTCCTAGACAGAAAGATACAGAAGAGCTTGAAGATGCAGTACGTTCTAAAGCAGCGGAAAAAGCTTTGGAAAGAGCAAAGTTCTACAACAATATGATTAAAACATTGAAAGAGATTAATGTTGATGAGGAAGACAACGATGAAATGGCAGAGGATTTGCAAGATTCTGTGCAAGAACTTGCAGACTTGGCGGAAGACCAacttgaagagaaaaagaagctcGAGTTGGCGCAAGAAAAACGCGAACGTCCTaagaagaaaacagaaattCCGTGGAAGACCGTTACATTTGGTGCTGTGAATGTAGGAATATTAGCTGTATCTCTGGCAACACAGTCATATTTGGTCGCAGCACTTATTGCCGGACAAGCCGTAGTCTTTGGTTTAAGAAGAAGGGAGGGATCCGTGGATCAGGTGACAGTGAAGCTGAGACGAGAAACTATTCGGAATCAATCGCTACAATCAGAAAATGAGAAGCTTAAGAAATTACTGGATACGGAAAAGACTTATAAGATGTCGGATGAACTTGCGTTGGCCATTAAAGAAAAGCAGATGACAAGACAATCAAGGAAGTCAAACGCTTCCTGA